Proteins co-encoded in one Juglans regia cultivar Chandler chromosome 16, Walnut 2.0, whole genome shotgun sequence genomic window:
- the LOC118344789 gene encoding uncharacterized protein LOC118344789: MGTEGPMKANKWLLDLDWIIMVSGCTEEQKVQNLGHLLQGEAGTWWDTKKQLLIRELGNITALTWERFNEEFDNQFFPESMKTQKAQEFATMVQGNLTVEQYATKFMELGRFAPYLITTEKMQAYKFQGGLQP; encoded by the coding sequence ATGGGAACTGAAGGACCCATGAAGGCCAACAAGTGGTTACTAGATCTCGACTGGATTATCATGGTAAGTGGTTGTACAGAGGAGCAGAAAGTACAGAATTTGGGGCATCTACTACAAGGAGAAGCCGGTACCTGGTGGGATACCAAGAAGCAACTATTAATAAGGGAATTGGGCAATATCACTGCTTTGACTTGGGAAAGGTTCAACGAGGAGTTTGATAATCAATTCTTCCCTGAATCGATGAAGACCCAGAAGGCTCAAGAGTTTGCCACTATGGTGCAAGGCAATCTCACAGTTGAACAATATGCTACAAAATTCATGGAGTTGGGAAGGTTTGCTCCATATCTGATCACCACTGAAAAGATGCAAGCTTATAAGTTCCAAGGAGGACTGCAACCCTAG